The proteins below come from a single Drosophila teissieri strain GT53w chromosome 3L, Prin_Dtei_1.1, whole genome shotgun sequence genomic window:
- the LOC122618378 gene encoding mpv17-like protein 2 codes for MALRVLWRRVTHVLDRFHQVAFSPKYLLYTNIGISVGLSMVGDTMEQSYERFIGELPDWNRTRTLRMGISGFTVGLVCHYWYQHLDYMFPKRTYKVVVIKILLDQFICSPFYIAVFFLTMAVLEDNTWEELQQEIRDKALVLYAAEWTVWPLAQFINFLVIRPQYRVFYDNTISLGYDVYTSQVKYRKKPEPKDDS; via the coding sequence ATGGCTCTACGCGTGCTATGGAGGCGAGTGACGCACGTCCTGGACCGGTTTCATCAGGTGGCCTTCAGTCCGAAGTATCTCCTGTACACGAACATCGGGATCTCAGTGGGTCTGAGCATGGTGGGCGACACCATGGAGCAGTCCTATGAGCGCTTCATCGGTGAGCTTCCGGATTGGAACCGGACGCGCACCCTTCGGATGGGCATTTCCGGGTTCACGGTGGGTCTGGTGTGCCACTATTGGTACCAGCACCTGGACTACATGTTTCCCAAGCGCACCTACAAGGTGGTGGTAATCAAGATACTGCTGGACCAGTTCATCTGCTCACCCTTTTACATCGCCGTATTCTTCCTCACAATGGCCGTCCTGGAGGACAATACGtgggaggagctgcagcaggagatCAGGGATAAGGCACTGGTCCTGTACGCCGCTGAGTGGACTGTGTGGCCATTGGCGCAGTTCATCAACTTTCTGGTGATCAGGCCGCAGTACAGGGTATTCTATGACAACACCATCAGCTTGGGCTACGATGTCTATACGTCCCAAGTGAAGTATCGTAAGAAGCCGGAGCCCAAGGACGATTCGTAA
- the LOC122618375 gene encoding uncharacterized protein LOC122618375 isoform X1 encodes MLHCQVDGSSAEQCECPLTHSENSAETSSAAELPAKDFIKPLEVQSPLTTNIEESFKVDCKLPLHTLLSPINITDPLRKQIEIKHLLDFQCGLGELCSFGPFEHISMSELSKEDTTIKPYFIPELQMACAGQEAEQVAEKTVVDIQEPTAPQTKLQENQPINDETMLPPLEEINISSLAGSKEPAMEETNIPCTEESHLNGTEEVNRPISDQKNSQLLESDIKLQPKSLGIQIPPLQIEELISPLVEQPKPVPKIGLFSSLTGNKLALTPSVRLSFGDNTTSRRNIRSKEIIQQQASRSLKALISILTLQTKLEASIFDNSHKSRSKRYEQVKNSLTFSRVFRQNIFQPSLELESRNMNRDGNSLESGEPHLKTPRVYKEPLPMAYRLDASEGLTCNGLSVSKDSVFSEASESDVSETQNKLFVMKKPQQVLRSTRSMADLGDILHNGRVLFSQPVRLFCFNKLKEWKRQGKVAPSQESPYRSPSFSGEGQIEVFEHHGSYYIVLHDKVSGELIIHMRVDERWRIDYMTKSSYSCRWTNINYATCRDGILERIACSFREPSHAAEFVARVRNSAIQSRFERSS; translated from the exons ATGTTGCACTGCCAAGTGGATGGATCCAGTGCAGAGCAATGTGAGTGTCCTTTGACGCACTCAGAGAATTCTGCAGAAACTTCCAGTGCGGCAGAACTCCCAGCTAAGGACTTTATCAAGCCACTGGAAGTCCAAAGTCCGCTGACAACCAACATAGAAGAGTCCTTTAAGGTGGACTGTAAGCTTCCGCTGCATACTCTTCTGTCACCAATTAACATCACCGATCCATTGCGAAAGCAAATTGAGATCAAGCACCTGTTAGATTTTCAGTGTGGATTGGGTGAATTATGCTCTTTTGGACCATTTGAACACATTTCAATGTCAGAGCTGTCCAAAGAGGATACAACCATAAAGCCGTATTTTATTCCGGAATTACAAATGGCTtgtgctggccaagaagctgAGCAAGTTGCGGAGAAAACTGTAGTTGATATACAGGAACCAACTGCACCACAGACGAAGCTACAAGAAAATCAACCCATCAACGATGAAACTATGTTACCGCCGTTGGAAGAGATAAATATTTCCAGCTTAGCAGGATCAAAGGAACCAGCGATGGAAGAAACAAATATACCCTGCACTGAAGAATCCCATCTGAACGGAACCGAAGAAGTAAACAGGCCCATAAGTGATCAAAAAAATAGCCAACTACTTGAAAGTGATATTAAACTCCAGCCAAAATCACTTGGAATTCAAATACCACCACTACAGATCGAAGAACTCATTTCTCCATTAGTAGAACAACCCAAGCCAGTACCCAAAATAGGCTTATTTAGTTCTCTGACAGGAAACAAGTTGGCTTTAACACCGAGTGTGAGGCTCTCTTTTGGCGATAATACGACGAGCAGGAGAAACATACGATCCAAGGAGATTATTCAACAGCAAGCTTCCAGATCATTAAAGGCTCTTATTTCTATTCTAACATTGCAAACAAAACTAGAAGCATCAATTTTTG ATAATTCCCACAAGAGCCGATCGAAACGATATGAACAAGTGAAAAACTCCTTAACCTTTTCAAGGGTGTTTAGGCAGAACATTTTTCAGCCGTCTCTGGAGCTAGAAAGCCGCAATATGAATAGAGATGGAAACTCACTGGAATCTGGGGAACCTCATTTAAAAACTCCACGTGTATACAAAGAACCACTACCCATGGCATACCGACTAGATGCCAGCGAAGGACTAACTTGCAATGGCTTGAGTGTGAGCAAGGATTCAGTGTTTAGTGAGGCCTCCGAAAGTGATGTATCGGAAACGCAGAATAAGTTATTTGTGATGAAAAAACCCCAGCAAGTGCTCAGATCTACCAGATCGATGGCCGATCTAGGGGACATTCTGCATAATGGTAGGGTATTGTTCAGCCAGCCGGTAAGACTGTTCTGTTTCAACAAGTTGAAGGAGTGGAAACGGCAAGGTAAAGTAGCACCTTCCCAAGAGAGTCCTTACCGTTCGCCCTCCTTCTCAGGCGAGGGTCAAATCGAGGTGTTCGAGCACCACGGCTCCTACTACATAGTGCTCCATGACAAGGTCAGCGGCGAGCTGATCATCCACATGCGGGTGGACGAGAGGTGGCGCATCGACTACATGACCAAGAGCTCCTACAGCTGCCGCTGGACCAACATCAACTACGCCACCTGCCGCGATGGCATCCTGGAGCGGATCGCCTGCTCCTTCCGGGAACCCAGTCACGCGGCCGAATTTGTCGCCCGGGTGCGGAATAGTGCGATCCAGTCACGCTTCGAACGCAGTTCCTAA
- the LOC122618375 gene encoding uncharacterized protein LOC122618375 isoform X2, translating into MLHCQVDGSSAEQCECPLTHSENSAETSSAAELPAKDFIKPLEVQSPLTTNIEESFKVDCKLPLHTLLSPINITDPLRKQIEIKHLLDFQCGLGELCSFGPFEHISMSELSKEDTTIKPYFIPELQMACAGQEAEQVAEKTVVDIQEPTAPQTKLQENQPINDETMLPPLEEINISSLAGSKEPAMEETNIPCTEESHLNGTEEVNRPISDQKNSQLLESDIKLQPKSLGIQIPPLQIEELISPLVEQPKPVPKIGLFSSLTGNKLALTPSVRLSFGDNTTSRRNIRSKEIIQQQASRSLKALISILTLQTKLEASIFDNSHKSRSKRYEQVKNSLTFSRVFRQNIFQPSLELESRNMNRDGNSLESGEPHLKTPRVYKEPLPMAYRLDASEGLTCNGLSVSKDSVFSEASESDVSETQNKLFVMKKPQQVLRSTRSMADLGDILHNGRVLFSQPVRLFCFNKLKEWKRQGEGQIEVFEHHGSYYIVLHDKVSGELIIHMRVDERWRIDYMTKSSYSCRWTNINYATCRDGILERIACSFREPSHAAEFVARVRNSAIQSRFERSS; encoded by the exons ATGTTGCACTGCCAAGTGGATGGATCCAGTGCAGAGCAATGTGAGTGTCCTTTGACGCACTCAGAGAATTCTGCAGAAACTTCCAGTGCGGCAGAACTCCCAGCTAAGGACTTTATCAAGCCACTGGAAGTCCAAAGTCCGCTGACAACCAACATAGAAGAGTCCTTTAAGGTGGACTGTAAGCTTCCGCTGCATACTCTTCTGTCACCAATTAACATCACCGATCCATTGCGAAAGCAAATTGAGATCAAGCACCTGTTAGATTTTCAGTGTGGATTGGGTGAATTATGCTCTTTTGGACCATTTGAACACATTTCAATGTCAGAGCTGTCCAAAGAGGATACAACCATAAAGCCGTATTTTATTCCGGAATTACAAATGGCTtgtgctggccaagaagctgAGCAAGTTGCGGAGAAAACTGTAGTTGATATACAGGAACCAACTGCACCACAGACGAAGCTACAAGAAAATCAACCCATCAACGATGAAACTATGTTACCGCCGTTGGAAGAGATAAATATTTCCAGCTTAGCAGGATCAAAGGAACCAGCGATGGAAGAAACAAATATACCCTGCACTGAAGAATCCCATCTGAACGGAACCGAAGAAGTAAACAGGCCCATAAGTGATCAAAAAAATAGCCAACTACTTGAAAGTGATATTAAACTCCAGCCAAAATCACTTGGAATTCAAATACCACCACTACAGATCGAAGAACTCATTTCTCCATTAGTAGAACAACCCAAGCCAGTACCCAAAATAGGCTTATTTAGTTCTCTGACAGGAAACAAGTTGGCTTTAACACCGAGTGTGAGGCTCTCTTTTGGCGATAATACGACGAGCAGGAGAAACATACGATCCAAGGAGATTATTCAACAGCAAGCTTCCAGATCATTAAAGGCTCTTATTTCTATTCTAACATTGCAAACAAAACTAGAAGCATCAATTTTTG ATAATTCCCACAAGAGCCGATCGAAACGATATGAACAAGTGAAAAACTCCTTAACCTTTTCAAGGGTGTTTAGGCAGAACATTTTTCAGCCGTCTCTGGAGCTAGAAAGCCGCAATATGAATAGAGATGGAAACTCACTGGAATCTGGGGAACCTCATTTAAAAACTCCACGTGTATACAAAGAACCACTACCCATGGCATACCGACTAGATGCCAGCGAAGGACTAACTTGCAATGGCTTGAGTGTGAGCAAGGATTCAGTGTTTAGTGAGGCCTCCGAAAGTGATGTATCGGAAACGCAGAATAAGTTATTTGTGATGAAAAAACCCCAGCAAGTGCTCAGATCTACCAGATCGATGGCCGATCTAGGGGACATTCTGCATAATGGTAGGGTATTGTTCAGCCAGCCGGTAAGACTGTTCTGTTTCAACAAGTTGAAGGAGTGGAAACGGCAAG GCGAGGGTCAAATCGAGGTGTTCGAGCACCACGGCTCCTACTACATAGTGCTCCATGACAAGGTCAGCGGCGAGCTGATCATCCACATGCGGGTGGACGAGAGGTGGCGCATCGACTACATGACCAAGAGCTCCTACAGCTGCCGCTGGACCAACATCAACTACGCCACCTGCCGCGATGGCATCCTGGAGCGGATCGCCTGCTCCTTCCGGGAACCCAGTCACGCGGCCGAATTTGTCGCCCGGGTGCGGAATAGTGCGATCCAGTCACGCTTCGAACGCAGTTCCTAA
- the LOC122618373 gene encoding myosin-9, whose product MESDKLNELNRQINEIKKRILLAEGQKTANAAEWQKQNRINCDTISSLKKDIKEQTVRASRLRNPLQRPVVIKETTGESRRAQSCTPTLIVGKATYPVGAKNADDAIFLTDLKITESRKQMDLLRHRFKSRQQHFSKLVEKYRGLLANKEAQNQNMGEKPPETLEEDANRKLVCQLENEIHRTNVQWMEAEHIRKKYRSIEASLMTDAERFERSLRELEASLSDQKAEIERLQQVHNEAVEMRDAAKVILQRQEQQANLSQKTRERQALDFRKQVEARKLELERIGRKLFAETKTLVHQDSVGSSSGDQHTAKTENGEEEPVSQLESVTSDMESLFKQLMEASGATSPFEVFERFSAQKESAARLNYLRKAAEAEKANLEAEREALSSELEASKFSDVKESEVNQEVIEQIKNSIAAKELDRKLDTDEAGKSMGVLKYLKERICEMIFKVQEVDESHIDVPERKLHVSVAELPNYLAHTAEDEDMIEILKLKIKRCQELSKSEDVPPFEIPKLDIVDEEEEELYKAEQPKSPSIQEGEKPQPMPVCYYNLFAGRAQRAAGTSSSSPEQAPAAVATTDDDNEVPSRNFLKRQSVLIVDSKSRRKPFRPTPGGRRK is encoded by the exons ATGGAATCGGACAAGTTAAACGAATTGAACCGACAGATAAATGAGATTAAAAAGCGGATTTTATTGGCAG AGGGCCAGAAGACGGCAAATGCGGCCGAATGGCAGAAGCAAAATCGCATCAACTGCGACACAATCAGCTCCTTGAAAAAGGACATCAAGGAGCAGACTGTAAGAGCGAGTCGACTGCGGAATCCCCTCCAGCGTCCAGTGGTCATCAAGGAGACCACTGGAGAGTCGCGAAGGGCCCAGAGCTGCACACCCACCCTCATTGTGGGCAAGGCCACCTATCCGGTGGGTGCCAAGAACGCCGATGATGCCATATTCCTCACTGACCTCAAAATCACCGAGAGTCGAAAACAAATGGATCTGCTGCGGCATCGTTTTAAATCCCGCCAACAGCACTTCAGTAAATTGGTGGAGAAATACCGAGGATTACTGGCCAACAAGGAGGCACAGAACCAGAATATGGGTGAGAAGCCACCCGAAACGCTGGAGGAGGATGCCAACAGGAAG CTCGTATGCCAGCTGGAAAACGAGATCCACCGCACCAACGTGCAGTGGATGGAAGCGGAGCACATTCGCAAGAAGTACCGCTCCATTGAGGCATCCCTGATGACGGATGCGGAGCGCTTCGAGCGGAGTCTGCGGGAACTGGAGGCCTCGCTCAGTGACCAGAAGGCGGAGATCGAGCGACTGCAGCAGGTGCACAACGAGGCGGTCGAGATGAGGGACGCGGCCAAGGTCATCCTGcagcggcaggagcagcaggcgaaTCTCTCGCAAAAGACCAGGGAGCGACAGGCTCTTGACTTCCGCAAGCAGGTGGAGGCGCGtaagctggagctggagaggATCGGACGCAAGTTGTTTGCCGAGACCAAGACACTCGTGCATCAGGATAGCGTGGGATCCAGCTCGGGTGACCAGCACACTGCCAAAACGGAAAACGGCGAGGAGGAGCCGGTGTCGCAACTGGAGAGTGTCACCAGCGATATGGAATCGTTGTTCAAGCAGCTAATGGAGGCTTCCGGTGCCACATCGCCATTCGAGGTCTTCGAGAGATTCAGCGCCCAGAAAGAGTCCGCTGCCCGTTTGAATTACCTAAGGAAGGCCGCGGAGGCGGAGAAGGCCAATCTGGAGGCGGAACGGGAGGCTTTGAGCAGTGAACTGGAGGCCTCCAAGTTCTCGGATGTCAAGGAGAGTGAAGT AAATCAAGAGGTTATTGAGCAAATTAAGAACAGCATCGCCGCCAAGGAGCTGGATCGCAAGCTGGACACTGACGAGGCGGGAAAGTCCATGGGAGTATTGAAGTATCTCAAGGAGCGCATCTGCGAGATGATCTTCAAGGTGCAGGAGGTGGACGAGAGCCACATAGATGTACCCGAAAGAAAGCTCCATGTGAGCGTAGCAGAACTACCCAACTATTTGGCCCATACTGCCGAGGACGAGGATATGATAGAA ATACTCAAGCTGAAGATCAAGCGCTGCCAGGAGCTGAGCAAGTCCGAGGATGTGCCGCCGTTCGAGATACCCAAGCTGGACATCgtcgacgaggaggaggaggagctgtaCAAGGCGGAGCAGCCCAAGTCGCCATCCATTCAGGAGGGCGAGAAGCCACAACCCATGCCCGTTTGCTACTACAATCTGTTCGCTGGACGGGCTCAAAGAGCTGCTGGCACTTCCTCATCCTCTCCAGAACAGGCGCCAGCGGCGG TGGCCACCACAGACGATGACAACGAAGTGCCATCCCGCAACTTCCTGAAGCGGCAATCAGTGCTCATTGTGGATTCAAAATCCCGGCGAAAACCATTTAGACCCACACCCGGTGGTAGACGCAAATAA